One Luteolibacter flavescens genomic region harbors:
- a CDS encoding DUF7133 domain-containing protein: MKARFLWASTLLFATGSSMAATKVLQAFEGDGYGDWKTEGTAFGLAPVPGKMDGLTAELSGYSQDSLACSAHGGDVAKGTLTSPEIRIAENYICFLVAGGKHPGKTAVQLLIDGKVVREATGENTLQCKTAVWDVTEFKGKTARIRLIDDESGQWGIIAADQFVMTDYANYKFPPTTKNGKAHAVGLIATNVIPGMTIPEGSKAAIVADYKNGGVTSPTALAFGEKGEIYVTETTRFRHGVPDNRDHLYWYLDDISARTTEDRRKLHEKWKDKEEKTSIKFLTEKSDRIRVLSTPGADGKSATGNLFADGFNDLLDGPAAGVFELDGTVYMACIPDIWALRDKDGDGKIDKPDERQKLFEGFGVRISFSGHDLNGFALGPDGRIYGTLGDRGMNLTTREGKHYEYPDQGCVFRFDPDGSNFEVIHTGLRNPKEIAFDEYGNGISVDNNSDQGDQARIVYIVDGADSGWTMEHQALHSFHRQIGMEDRPPNRWMEELMWAPPNDKQPAYILPPVANLTSGPSGLTYHPGAGFLEEEVGRFLICDYRGGAANSGIWSFKLEPSGANMKLADSRQFNWGAAVTDVEYSWDGKVVVTDFITGWQSHENGRVYSLAAEKPFLADDAEHAAELIEAGFDKRPVPALEKMLTHPDMRIRLRAQIELTRKDGGFDVLANAAKSGKDRLTRLHGIWGLGIVARRGSAALVVGAGDGFGKVPDQGQRDKARAELVPLLSDKDAEIRAQVIKVLGESGLNGANLPLMALIADESPRVRSFATIAAGRLGQTGTLSQIYELLAQTEDPVLRHAGAFALSKLCNARQLAALNQHESVRVRVAAVVALRRLKDPAVAAFLRDGDPKVSHEALQAIHDVGIEDARPSVADLLDAPPAWLTVMDWRRVLHSALRLGDEKNLQRVVAVVLDEKAPEAARAEALRLVGLWSKPHPVDQSLGHMAPLPERDAALVSKVLTPDLAKLLQLQGKLAEPALALVSKYKLDLSSVDDATIRGLVMNQRLPGTARSEALELYASRKPAGFDQLLGELAKGQNDDLAIGAIKRLIASDPAAALESLKAATSHRSAHRQQEAWKAAGDLSAPGTESLFVAALEKLKEKSGATPSTLELLDAAVKRTEPAVKTALDGYKAAIAASTDPLAPYLGSLQGGDAKKGEQLFESQPAGQCMRCHAAGGGHGGGDAGPNLEAVGKRGDAKFLLESMVNPGAKVAIGFGISSVTLKGGKSVAGLLLADEKVHVDIDSNGKVLRVLRSDIESMTPPVSAMPPMGGLLSASELRDIVAWLGTKKGKEPEPKKRPAPELVKP; encoded by the coding sequence ATGAAAGCGCGTTTCCTTTGGGCTTCCACCCTGCTGTTTGCGACCGGCTCCTCGATGGCGGCCACGAAAGTGCTCCAAGCCTTTGAGGGCGACGGCTATGGCGACTGGAAAACGGAGGGCACGGCATTCGGCCTCGCTCCGGTCCCCGGCAAGATGGACGGACTCACGGCCGAGCTGAGCGGCTACTCCCAGGATTCGCTGGCCTGCTCCGCCCACGGTGGCGATGTTGCGAAGGGCACCTTGACTTCGCCTGAGATCCGGATTGCAGAAAATTACATCTGCTTCCTCGTCGCCGGCGGCAAGCACCCGGGCAAGACCGCCGTGCAGCTCCTCATCGATGGCAAGGTGGTCCGCGAGGCCACCGGCGAGAACACCCTGCAGTGCAAGACCGCTGTCTGGGACGTGACCGAATTCAAGGGCAAGACCGCCCGCATCCGCCTCATCGACGACGAGAGCGGCCAGTGGGGCATCATTGCCGCGGACCAGTTCGTCATGACGGACTATGCGAACTACAAGTTCCCGCCGACCACGAAGAACGGCAAGGCGCACGCGGTGGGCCTGATCGCCACCAATGTGATTCCCGGCATGACCATCCCGGAGGGCAGCAAGGCCGCTATCGTGGCGGACTACAAGAATGGCGGCGTCACTTCCCCAACGGCACTGGCCTTCGGCGAGAAGGGAGAGATCTACGTGACCGAGACCACGCGCTTCCGCCATGGCGTGCCGGACAATCGCGATCACCTCTACTGGTATCTGGACGACATCTCCGCCCGCACCACCGAGGATCGCCGCAAGCTGCACGAGAAGTGGAAGGACAAGGAAGAGAAGACCTCGATCAAGTTCCTCACCGAGAAGTCCGATCGCATTCGCGTGCTCTCCACGCCCGGCGCGGACGGCAAGTCGGCCACTGGCAACCTTTTCGCGGACGGCTTCAATGATCTGCTCGATGGCCCGGCTGCCGGTGTCTTCGAGCTCGATGGCACCGTTTACATGGCCTGTATCCCGGATATCTGGGCGCTGCGGGACAAGGACGGCGATGGCAAGATCGACAAGCCGGACGAGCGGCAGAAGCTCTTCGAGGGCTTCGGCGTTCGCATCTCATTCTCCGGCCACGACCTGAATGGCTTCGCCCTCGGACCCGATGGCCGCATCTACGGCACGCTCGGCGACCGCGGGATGAATCTGACCACACGGGAGGGCAAGCACTACGAGTATCCCGACCAAGGCTGCGTCTTCCGCTTCGACCCCGATGGCTCGAATTTCGAAGTCATCCACACCGGCCTGCGGAATCCGAAGGAGATCGCCTTCGACGAGTATGGCAATGGCATCTCGGTGGACAACAACTCCGACCAGGGCGACCAGGCGCGCATCGTCTACATCGTGGATGGTGCCGACTCCGGGTGGACCATGGAGCACCAGGCGCTGCACAGCTTCCACCGCCAGATCGGCATGGAAGATCGTCCGCCGAACCGCTGGATGGAAGAGCTGATGTGGGCGCCGCCGAATGACAAGCAGCCCGCCTACATCCTGCCTCCGGTGGCAAATCTCACCTCCGGCCCATCCGGCCTGACCTATCACCCGGGCGCTGGCTTCCTGGAGGAAGAGGTCGGCCGCTTCCTCATCTGCGACTATCGCGGCGGTGCTGCGAATTCCGGTATCTGGTCCTTCAAGCTGGAGCCCTCCGGCGCGAACATGAAGCTGGCGGACTCCCGCCAGTTCAACTGGGGAGCAGCCGTTACCGACGTGGAGTATTCCTGGGATGGCAAGGTGGTCGTGACCGACTTCATCACCGGCTGGCAGTCGCATGAAAACGGTCGCGTCTATTCGCTGGCTGCCGAGAAGCCCTTCCTCGCTGATGATGCCGAGCATGCCGCAGAACTCATTGAGGCCGGCTTTGACAAGCGTCCGGTGCCAGCACTGGAGAAGATGCTGACCCATCCGGATATGCGCATCCGCCTGCGCGCGCAGATCGAGCTGACGCGTAAGGATGGAGGCTTCGACGTGCTCGCAAATGCCGCGAAGTCCGGGAAAGATCGCCTGACCCGCCTGCACGGCATCTGGGGACTCGGCATCGTCGCCCGCCGTGGTTCCGCCGCGCTCGTGGTCGGGGCAGGGGATGGCTTCGGAAAAGTCCCGGACCAAGGGCAGCGCGACAAGGCACGCGCCGAACTCGTGCCGCTGCTGTCCGACAAGGACGCGGAGATCCGCGCGCAGGTCATCAAGGTGCTCGGCGAGTCCGGCCTGAATGGTGCGAATCTCCCGCTGATGGCGCTCATCGCCGACGAATCGCCGCGTGTGCGCTCGTTTGCGACCATCGCAGCCGGTCGCCTCGGCCAGACTGGAACGCTTTCCCAGATCTATGAATTGCTGGCCCAGACGGAGGATCCGGTCCTGCGTCACGCCGGGGCCTTCGCGCTCTCGAAGCTCTGCAATGCCCGCCAGCTTGCCGCGCTCAATCAACACGAGTCGGTCCGCGTCCGCGTCGCTGCCGTGGTCGCCCTGCGTCGCCTGAAGGACCCGGCGGTCGCCGCATTCCTGCGCGATGGAGATCCGAAGGTCTCGCACGAGGCGCTTCAGGCAATCCATGATGTGGGCATCGAGGATGCCCGTCCATCGGTGGCGGACTTGCTCGATGCGCCGCCAGCTTGGCTCACCGTCATGGACTGGCGCCGCGTGCTCCACAGCGCCCTGCGTCTGGGTGATGAGAAAAATCTCCAGCGCGTGGTAGCCGTGGTGCTGGATGAGAAGGCCCCGGAAGCAGCCCGCGCCGAAGCCCTCCGTCTGGTCGGCCTCTGGAGCAAGCCGCATCCGGTGGACCAGTCGCTCGGCCACATGGCCCCGCTGCCGGAGCGCGATGCCGCGCTGGTCAGCAAGGTTCTCACGCCGGATCTCGCCAAGCTACTGCAGCTCCAAGGCAAGCTGGCCGAGCCCGCGCTCGCGCTGGTGTCGAAGTACAAGCTCGATCTTTCCTCGGTGGATGACGCCACGATCCGTGGCCTGGTCATGAACCAGCGCCTGCCTGGCACGGCGCGTTCCGAGGCGCTGGAGCTGTATGCTTCCCGCAAGCCCGCGGGCTTTGATCAACTCCTCGGCGAACTCGCCAAGGGTCAGAATGACGACCTCGCGATCGGGGCCATCAAGAGGCTCATCGCTTCCGATCCTGCCGCCGCGCTGGAGTCGTTGAAGGCGGCCACCTCGCACCGCAGCGCGCATCGCCAGCAGGAAGCATGGAAGGCAGCGGGGGATCTCTCCGCGCCGGGTACCGAGTCGCTGTTCGTGGCTGCCTTGGAAAAGCTGAAGGAAAAGTCCGGTGCCACGCCTTCGACACTGGAGCTGCTCGATGCCGCGGTGAAGCGCACCGAGCCGGCCGTGAAGACCGCGTTGGATGGCTACAAGGCCGCCATCGCCGCGTCCACCGATCCGCTCGCGCCATACCTCGGCTCCCTGCAGGGCGGTGATGCGAAGAAGGGCGAGCAGCTCTTCGAATCGCAGCCAGCCGGTCAGTGCATGCGCTGCCACGCCGCGGGTGGCGGTCATGGCGGCGGCGATGCCGGTCCGAACCTCGAAGCCGTGGGCAAGCGGGGCGATGCGAAGTTCCTGCTGGAGTCCATGGTGAATCCGGGCGCGAAGGTGGCCATTGGATTCGGCATATCGAGTGTCACCCTGAAGGGCGGCAAGTCGGTGGCCGGCCTGCTGCTTGCCGATGAGAAGGTACACGTGGACATCGACAGCAATGGCAAGGTCCTCCGCGTCCTCCGCAGCGACATCGAGAGCATGACCCCGCCGGTCTCCGCCATGCCTCCGATGGGCGGACTTCTCAGTGCCTCCGAACTGCGCGACATCGTCGCCTGGCTCGGCACGAAGAAGGGCAAGGAGCCCGAGCCGAAGAAGCGCCCTGCGCCGGAACTGGTGAAGCCTTGA
- a CDS encoding DUF1552 domain-containing protein, with amino-acid sequence MPRRSFLRGAGATLALPFLDAMRPLMAAGTSGSLPIRIALLYMPNGVRPDRWTPEGDGSKFKLSPILSPLEKHREELLVLTGLQNKASFTGDGHYVKTGGWLTGTTITKTTGSDIAAGGISMDQIAAQQLGRNTKLPSLELGTEPVATGIDTNVNYTRLYASHISWKTSTVPLPCEINPRVAFDRLFRTRSKGGEKQAADDKSVLDLVSQDAKRLQSKLGSSDKAKLDQYLESVREVERRIEAEAAALGAGENLAPELLKKMDELDKRISKAMGKASREEELNSMARFDHGEHCRIMMDLMVLAFWSDSTRVSSFMFGNDVTGRNFSFLEGVNGGHHDLSHHSNDGTKLDQYEKINRWHVEQYGYMLDRMKEIKEGEGNLLDRSMVAFGSPIRDGNAHDPKNVPIVIAGGGKAGLKTGKHVTYDPGTPLCGLWINMLETAGVKADELGDAKDGLRGLT; translated from the coding sequence ATGCCTCGCCGCAGCTTCCTGCGTGGTGCGGGCGCCACGCTCGCCTTGCCATTCCTCGATGCGATGCGTCCCCTGATGGCGGCGGGCACTTCGGGATCGCTGCCGATCCGCATTGCGCTGCTTTACATGCCGAATGGGGTGCGGCCGGACCGGTGGACGCCGGAGGGAGACGGCTCGAAGTTCAAGCTCTCGCCCATCCTTTCGCCGCTGGAAAAGCACCGCGAGGAATTGCTCGTTCTGACCGGATTGCAAAACAAGGCATCCTTCACCGGAGACGGACACTACGTGAAGACAGGTGGCTGGCTCACCGGAACCACCATCACGAAGACCACCGGCTCCGACATCGCCGCGGGCGGGATCTCGATGGACCAGATCGCCGCCCAGCAACTCGGGAGAAACACCAAGCTGCCCTCGCTGGAACTCGGCACCGAGCCGGTCGCTACGGGCATCGATACAAACGTCAATTACACCCGTCTCTACGCATCGCACATCTCGTGGAAGACCTCGACCGTCCCGCTGCCCTGCGAGATCAATCCACGGGTCGCCTTTGACCGGCTCTTCCGCACCCGCTCGAAGGGCGGGGAGAAGCAGGCCGCAGATGACAAGTCGGTGCTCGATCTCGTCAGCCAGGATGCGAAGCGCCTGCAGTCGAAGCTCGGCTCGTCCGACAAGGCGAAGCTGGACCAGTATCTCGAATCAGTCCGGGAAGTGGAGCGCCGCATTGAGGCGGAAGCGGCCGCCCTCGGTGCCGGTGAAAACCTCGCGCCCGAGCTTCTCAAAAAGATGGACGAGCTCGACAAGCGGATCTCGAAGGCCATGGGCAAGGCCAGCCGCGAGGAGGAGCTGAACTCTATGGCCCGCTTTGACCATGGTGAACACTGCCGCATCATGATGGACCTCATGGTGCTCGCCTTCTGGTCGGACTCGACGCGCGTCTCGTCCTTCATGTTCGGCAATGACGTCACCGGCCGGAACTTCTCCTTCCTGGAAGGCGTCAATGGCGGCCACCACGACCTCTCCCACCACAGCAACGACGGCACGAAGCTGGACCAGTATGAGAAGATCAACCGCTGGCACGTGGAGCAATACGGCTACATGCTGGACCGCATGAAGGAGATCAAGGAAGGGGAGGGCAACCTGCTCGACCGCTCGATGGTCGCCTTTGGCTCGCCGATCCGCGATGGCAATGCCCACGACCCGAAGAACGTCCCCATCGTCATCGCGGGTGGCGGCAAGGCCGGCCTGAAAACGGGCAAGCACGTCACCTACGATCCCGGCACCCCGCTCTGCGGGCTCTGGATCAACATGCTCGAGACCGCCGGGGTCAAAGCCGACGAACTCGGTGACGCGAAAGACGGCCTCCGCGGCCTGACCTGA
- a CDS encoding LpxI family protein: MAETRTIGIIAGNGVYPETFVRAARAKCPDIRLVAAAFEGETKPEFLDLVDASGWFKVGQLGKLIKFFKSQKATEAIMVGQIAPKNLFDLRPDLRTLMLLARLKERNAESLFGGIADELQKDHIHLLPATTFLEDHLPGTGHVCGPVMKKRQLEDASFGFKIAKETSRLDIGQTVVVRHGTVLAVEAFEGTNACIKRGGELGRGKDVMLVKVSKPNQDFRFDVPVVGPQTIETCASSGVGAITIEANKTLLLERDSVFRLCQEHSISIHAMEEI; this comes from the coding sequence ATGGCGGAGACACGGACTATCGGTATCATTGCGGGTAATGGAGTTTACCCGGAAACTTTCGTCCGCGCCGCACGCGCGAAGTGCCCGGATATCCGGCTCGTGGCTGCCGCTTTTGAAGGCGAGACAAAGCCGGAGTTTCTCGATCTGGTCGATGCCTCCGGCTGGTTCAAGGTCGGGCAACTCGGCAAGCTGATCAAATTCTTCAAGTCCCAGAAAGCGACGGAAGCGATCATGGTCGGCCAGATCGCGCCGAAGAACCTCTTCGACCTGCGGCCTGACCTGCGCACGCTGATGCTGCTCGCACGGCTGAAGGAGCGGAATGCCGAGTCGCTTTTCGGCGGCATTGCCGATGAGTTGCAGAAGGACCATATCCACCTGCTGCCGGCGACAACCTTCCTGGAGGACCACCTGCCCGGCACCGGCCACGTCTGCGGCCCGGTGATGAAAAAGCGGCAACTGGAGGATGCCTCCTTTGGCTTCAAGATCGCGAAGGAAACCAGCCGGCTGGACATCGGCCAGACGGTCGTGGTCCGCCACGGCACCGTCCTCGCGGTCGAGGCCTTCGAAGGCACGAATGCCTGCATCAAGCGCGGCGGCGAACTCGGCCGAGGCAAGGACGTGATGCTGGTGAAGGTCTCGAAGCCGAATCAGGACTTCCGCTTCGATGTCCCCGTCGTCGGCCCGCAGACCATCGAGACCTGCGCCAGCTCAGGAGTGGGAGCGATCACCATCGAGGCGAACAAGACGCTCCTGCTGGAACGGGATTCCGTCTTCCGCCTTTGCCAGGAGCACTCCATCAGCATTCATGCGATGGAGGAGATCTGA